A window of Candidatus Krumholzibacteriia bacterium contains these coding sequences:
- a CDS encoding 6-bladed beta-propeller, with the protein MSLDRHVLPFSPRTAGVLRAWVSLLLAAAGLAGLVARAGAQTYACIGSWGVQGSQNGQFFDPTGIAIDRADNIYVVDSQNHRVQEFDSDCQFVLSWGGWGPGRGEFDGPVGIAIDANGNIYVADRGNSRIVKYDSNGRVLLSWGSFGSRKGQLNWPLGLAVDAQNFVYVADYHNHRVQKFDSQGRYQLQWGTEGTGNGQFLEPVSVLVSPDGVVYVGDFGTNRIQRFDDHGTFLGAWGSRGSTAGRFSGIGGMAMDRNGRVFVADMGNHRVQVFDASGGYLTRWGAWGKGEGQFDTPAGIALDSRGSVYVTDAVNSRVQRFVETTAATSTTWTRLKSLYR; encoded by the coding sequence GTGTCGTTAGATCGCCACGTGCTTCCGTTCTCCCCCCGGACCGCCGGCGTCCTGCGCGCCTGGGTCTCGCTGCTTCTGGCGGCGGCCGGCCTCGCAGGCTTGGTCGCCCGGGCCGGGGCCCAGACCTACGCTTGCATCGGCTCCTGGGGCGTCCAAGGCTCGCAGAACGGCCAGTTCTTCGACCCCACGGGGATCGCCATCGACCGGGCCGACAACATTTACGTCGTCGACTCGCAAAACCACCGGGTGCAGGAGTTCGACTCGGACTGCCAGTTCGTCCTCTCCTGGGGTGGATGGGGGCCGGGACGAGGAGAGTTCGACGGCCCCGTCGGCATCGCCATCGATGCGAACGGCAACATCTACGTCGCCGATCGCGGCAACAGTCGCATCGTCAAGTACGACTCGAATGGGCGGGTGCTTCTCTCCTGGGGGTCCTTTGGCTCGCGCAAGGGTCAACTGAACTGGCCGCTGGGCCTCGCGGTGGACGCGCAGAACTTCGTCTACGTCGCTGACTACCACAATCATCGCGTGCAGAAGTTCGACTCCCAGGGCCGCTACCAGCTGCAATGGGGCACCGAGGGCACCGGCAACGGGCAGTTCCTCGAACCGGTGTCGGTTCTGGTGAGTCCCGATGGCGTGGTCTACGTCGGCGACTTCGGCACCAATCGCATCCAGAGGTTCGACGACCACGGCACTTTCTTGGGCGCCTGGGGCAGCAGGGGCAGCACCGCGGGCCGGTTCTCCGGCATCGGCGGCATGGCCATGGATCGCAACGGGCGCGTGTTCGTGGCCGACATGGGGAACCACAGAGTGCAAGTGTTCGACGCGAGCGGCGGCTACTTGACCCGCTGGGGCGCCTGGGGCAAGGGCGAAGGCCAGTTCGATACTCCTGCCGGCATCGCGCTCGATTCGCGCGGCAGCGTCTACGTCACCGATGCAGTGAACTCGCGGGTGCAGCGCTTCGTCGAAACCACCGCCGCCACCTCGACCACCTGGACCCGGCTGAAGAGTCTCTACCGCTGA
- a CDS encoding aminoacetone oxidase family FAD-binding enzyme, whose product MGAGAAGLMAAIWARRTAPEAQVMLLDGARRLGAKILISGGGRCNVTHTQVDENDFSGSSPMAIRKVLRRFDIEQTLEFFRALGVALKREPTGKLFPTDDRARTVLEALLREATARGVTIAHPRRVEEITALPPLVGAERRRFRVSGEWGSVEADRVVVATGGLSVPKTGSDGAGYTWVRQLGHEVTRLFPGLVPLTLPRGHFLTALRGIAVPVTLELRSGPGKRLAATTGPLLCTHFGVSGPAVLDMSRHYLDALHQDAGVKLHVCWLPRQTPAEIDGALQSLQDLRPAGWLARLLPERLARALCAAAEVPADATGHALPREARRALVNLLTAMHLPVTGSRGFAVAEVTAGGVPLAELRLETMESRRQSGLHLCGEICDVDGRLGGFNFQWAWASGYVAGVGAARSV is encoded by the coding sequence GTGGGAGCGGGCGCGGCCGGCCTCATGGCCGCCATCTGGGCGCGCCGCACTGCGCCCGAAGCACAGGTGATGCTGCTCGATGGGGCCCGCCGTCTCGGTGCCAAGATCCTCATCTCCGGCGGTGGTCGTTGCAATGTCACCCACACGCAGGTGGACGAGAACGATTTCAGCGGCTCTTCCCCCATGGCGATCCGGAAGGTGCTGCGCCGCTTCGACATCGAGCAAACCCTCGAGTTCTTCCGCGCTCTCGGTGTGGCGTTGAAACGTGAACCGACGGGCAAGCTCTTCCCCACCGATGACCGCGCGCGCACCGTGCTCGAGGCGCTCTTGCGCGAAGCGACCGCTCGCGGTGTCACCATCGCCCACCCGCGGCGCGTCGAGGAGATCACCGCTCTCCCGCCGCTTGTCGGCGCGGAGCGCCGGCGTTTCCGCGTTTCCGGGGAGTGGGGAAGCGTGGAGGCGGACCGCGTCGTCGTCGCCACCGGGGGTCTCAGTGTCCCGAAGACGGGTTCCGATGGGGCGGGGTATACCTGGGTGCGCCAACTCGGGCACGAAGTGACGCGGCTCTTTCCGGGGCTCGTGCCCCTGACGCTACCGCGGGGGCACTTCCTCACCGCGCTCCGCGGCATCGCCGTCCCCGTCACCCTCGAGTTGCGTTCGGGCCCGGGAAAGCGCCTCGCGGCAACCACCGGACCGCTGCTTTGCACGCACTTCGGCGTCTCCGGCCCCGCCGTCTTGGACATGAGCCGACACTATCTGGACGCGCTGCACCAGGATGCAGGGGTGAAGTTGCACGTCTGCTGGCTTCCCCGGCAGACGCCCGCGGAGATCGATGGCGCTTTGCAGTCTCTCCAAGACCTGAGACCGGCGGGCTGGCTCGCGCGGCTGCTGCCGGAGCGTCTGGCGCGGGCTTTGTGCGCCGCGGCAGAGGTGCCCGCAGACGCCACCGGGCACGCCCTTCCCCGTGAGGCGCGCCGCGCCTTGGTGAACCTGCTCACCGCGATGCACCTCCCTGTCACCGGCAGCCGCGGCTTCGCCGTCGCCGAAGTGACTGCCGGCGGCGTGCCGCTGGCGGAGCTCCGCCTGGAGACGATGGAATCGCGCCGGCAGAGCGGCTTGCACCTCTGCGGCGAGATCTGCGATGTGGATGGCCGGCTCGGTGGTTTCAACTTCCAGTGGGCCTGGGCGAGCGGTTACGTTGCCGGAGTGGGGGCCGCCCGCTCGGTGTAG